The following DNA comes from Shinella zoogloeoides.
TTTACGGCGCGCCCTGCCTCATCGTTCTTCTTTCGCTGTTCTCGCTTCTTTCCACATCCTCCGCGGCTTATGCGGGCCTTGGCGTCTTCGCCTGCGTGGCGGCGGCGGAATGGTTCTGGCGGCTGTTGATGACGGATCAGGGCAGCCAGGCGCGGGAAGGACTGGTGGCCGAATTCTGGGTAGTCGTTCTTGGTCTCGCTGCCATCTACGTCCTGATGCTCACCTATCCTGCGATCTTTGATCCGTTTCTGAAGCTGATCGATACGATCATCTTCAAGAAGACTGCGTCGGATTCATTTGAGGAGCGTAGCATGTGGACGGCCGTATCCCTGCAAGCGCTCTGGGATACCTGGGGTCTGGGGGTCGGCGTGGGGGCGACCCGCGCCTCCAACGGCTTCGTGGCGGTCTTCAGCAACAGCGGCATCGCCGGCGGCCTGTTCTACTATGGCTTCATGCTGCAGACGTTCCTGCGCCGTGCGCGGCCGGGCGCGGCGGTGGATGCCGCCATGCTGAACGCTGTGCGCTTCTATATGCCGCCGGTCTTCATAACGGGTGTCCTTGCCGGCACCTCTGCCGATTTTGGCATCATGAATGCCTGTATCTATGCGATGGCGGCCTCGATTGCCTGGACCGCGCCGGCTCCCGCTACCGCGCGGCCCGTGACCGGCCGATCCATCCGCCATGAAAGGCCTGCCTGAATGTCTTCTTCCGCCGATGCCCCCCTGTCGCAGCGAACTGTCCGTGCCGGCCTCTGGACGGTCGGCGCCCGCCTGTCCTCCCGGGTCATCGATCTGGTCGCCTTGCTCGTGCTGGCGCGCTTTCTTGGGCCGGCGGATTTCGGTCTCGTCGCGACGGCGATGACCATCATCTTCATCGTTGAGGCGATACTCGAATTGCCTCTTGCCTCTGCCCTTATCCGCCTTCCGGAGATCAGCCGGCGCGCTTATGATACGGCCTTTACTCTCGGGCTTATGCGTGGCATCGCCGTCGCCGCCCTCATGGCGGCCCTGTCCTATCCGCTCGCCCGTTTTTATGGCGACGAAAGGCTGGTGCCGCTGATCTGCACCCTCGCCCTCGCGCCCGCCATGCGCGGTTTGGCAAGCCCGCGCATGGTGCAGTTCGAAAAGTCGATGGATTTTCGCCGGCGCGGTATCCTGGAGTTCCTCGGAAAGACAACCGCCGCAGCCGTCGCCATCACGATTGCCGTGGCCACGGGAAGCTACTGGGCCATTGCCGCCAGCACCATCACCGCGCCGACCGTTATGATGATCGTTTCCTATGCCATGGCGCCGATGTTGCCGCGCCTGACGTTGACGGACTGGCCCCTGTTTGCCGATGTGGTCGGCTGGAACTTCGCCTCACAGATCCTCGCCGCCATCAACTGGCAGATCGACCGCCTGCTTCTGCCTCGTTACATCGATACTGCATCCTTCGGCCGGTTCACGGCGGCTAACGATCTTGCCTCGCTGCCGTTCCAGGCGGTCGCGGCGCCCGCTGCGGGCCCGCTGATGGCAGCCTTCGTCAATGCGCGCGAAAAGGGGACGCTCAGGGAAACCTATCTCAAGAGCAGCGGCGGCCTCGTTCTTATCCTGTTGCCGATCCTTTGCTTCATGGCGCTTCTTTCCGGCCCGGTGATCCGGGTCCTGCTCGGGGCGAACTGGAACGAGGCCGCGCCGATACTGACGTGGATCGCCCTCGTCGGCCTCGTTTCCCTGCCGGTGATCCCCATGCCGTCGCTCGCCATGCTGGTCGGCCGGTCGAAAGCGCTTGCGGTGCGGTCCCTGATCGAGTTCTCCGTCCGCCTTCCCCTTTCGCTCGCTGGAGTGATCTTCTTCGGCATCCCCGGCGCGATCGCGGCGAGATTGGGCGGTGCGCTCGCCGGGAGTGTCTCGTCCTTCTTCCTTATCAGGGAGATTGCCGGGATCGGTTGCCTCGAGCAGCTTTCGGTGGTCGTGCGTCCGCTTCTCGCCCTCGTCCCGGCGGCCCTCGCCCTGCATCTGTGCGAGCTGTATCTGGATTTCGACGGCGCGCTCCATGTCAGCTTCGTCGCGTCCGGCGCGGTATATTGCCTGACCTATGCCGCCTTCATCTATCTTTTCTGGGTGGCGGCCCGCCGGCCGGAAGGGGTGGAGGCGAGCCTTGCCGGAATGATCGCCCGCTACACCTGCAAATAGGAAACGTCGCTCCTCCGCGCGGCGAACGGAAGGATCGGATGCTTCGGACATTCGGCTAAGCCTACATGTCGAGGATATTCCTTGGATCGATGCGGCCGGTGAGAAGGTCGCGTAGCGCGAGCATGTTGCCCTGTAGCCGGCCGCGCCGGTCGGTCCAGGGTTCGGGCTTCAGGCTGCGGGCGAGGTTCGACGTGACGTTCCGCAGGATGCCGCCCAAGGCGTGGTGCAGGGGCATGTTGCCCTTGCGATGGATGTAGACGCGGTTGGCGACCTGCGAATAGCCGAGCCGCCTTCCGGGGCTGCGCCCCGCCTTCTTCGTGCCGAGATGCACGCCGCGCATCCGGTCGGCCCGGACGATCCTGCCGGAGGTTGCCAACTGGCGTGAGAAGTCGATGTCCTCCAGCCAGGAGTAGAACGGCAGGTTCTCGTCGAAGCGAACGGCGCGATCGCGGACCGGCGCCATGCGGATCGCCATGTTGCAGCCATAGCCGTTGAAGGTCGGTTCGATCGAGGGCGCGCCGCCGGGGACGTCCGCGGCCAGCAGCGCGCGTCCCTCCTCGAATTCGAAACCCGGCCCGCCTATGCCGTCGGCGATGACGTGGCCGGTGGCGATCACGATTGTGGGGTCGGATGCGAAGAGCTTCTCGACCTCGCCGAGATAGTCGGCGGCCGGAAGGAAGTCGTCGTCGAAGAAGACGACGATATCCGCCGTCGCGGCGGACAGGAGGAGGTTGCGTTGATATGACAGGCCGGCAGAACCCGGCAGGATCATGATAGCGCCGTCATAGGCCGAAAGCCCCTCGGGATCGATATCCTCGGGGCTGGCGGGGCAGATGAGGAATTCGTCGGGCCGGCGCTGCTGGTTGTTGAGGAAGACGACTGTCTGCGTCAGGATATCCCGGCGCCCGGCCGTGGCGATGGCGATGGCGATGGTCAGGCCATCCTTCTGGATGCTCATGGTCTGGTCCTCGTGCAAATCCGGTATTCCGCGTTTCCGTGGCTAGATGAAGCGGCCGCCGCTCTGGGCGTTCCATCGCTCGATGGCCGACGGAAGCTTCCCCTCCGCCGCTCTGCCCGCCGTTTCCAGCCAGGCGGGAACCACATCGGTCGAGCGTACGAGCTTCATGACGCGGTCGGGATGGATACCGAGGCCCATGACGGAGAAGGGGCGCAGGAGTGTGGCGGCCAATGTCACCACGCCGCGTGGCACGAGGAAGGTTTTCGCGCCGCGCATGTGCTGCGCGCGGAACGTCTCGACGATCTCTTCGAGCGTATAGCGGTCGGGGTAGCAGCCGTTGAAGAGGACGAAGCGTTCAGGCTGCCGGGCGGCGAATTCCAGTGCGTCCAGCAGGTCCTCCACGTAGAAGCACGCCTTGATCGTGTCCTTGCGGCCCGGATAGATGAAGAAGCCTTTCTTCAGCAGCTTGGCCATGCGCGTGAAATTGCCGCCTTCCCCGGGGCCGAAGATGACCGCGGGCCGGCATATGACGAGGCGGCGGCTCTCGTCCTCCTCCAGCCAGTCCCGCTGGATGCGCTCGGCCATGTATTTCGACCAGCCATAGGGCGACTCAGGAGCGGGGGGCGTGTCTTCCCGCTTGGTTTCCTCGCCCGGGCCGTAGACGGAGATCGAGCTGGTGAAGACGATCTCGCGGATGCCGAGCCGTCGCGCCAGCGCCGTGATCGCGGTCGCGCCGAGGATGTTCGTTTCATAATATTCGTGGGCGGGATGTCCGGGCGTGGTATGGACGGCCGCGAGATTGTAGATGCGGTCGATCCGCATGCCGGGATCGAATGCCGACAGGTCGCGCACATCGCCGTGCAGATAGGACACGCCATCCAGCCGCTCGCGCGGCGGACGTATATCGACCGAGACGACATGCTGCCCTTCTGCGGCAAGCCTGCGCACCAGGTGCGTTCCGATGAAACCGGAGCCGCCGAAGACGAGGGCGTTCCTGGATGTCTCACCAATCATAGTGATATGCCTCCCGAGGCAGATAGGGGCGCAAGAAAACGAGGTGTTTGCGCCGATTCTAATAGGCGCAACATCTGGATAATTGTTTAAGCCGCCGCCCGAAATCCGAACGGTCCGACCTTTCCCGCTCGAAATAGGGCGCCTTGAAGGCAAAGAAGCGCGCGCTTATCCGCTCAATTGGGCGAAAAATGGTGAGAAATTCAGGTTTCTTAAGGATATTCGGGTTTTCTGTGGACTGATGGAAAGTCTCGCCGAGCGGTATCTCCCGGCAGGAAAGGTTCGATAATGCATGGAACAGCCGCCCACGGCAGCGCACGCCCGCTCACGACGACGTTCGAGCAGGCGGATTTTCCCGTAACCTTTGCGGGCACCGTTGGTCTTTATCATGTCGCGCCGCAGCCGAGCGATACGGCTGTGCTGTTCGTCGGCGCGTGGGGGCTGGAAGAACTCTGTGCGCGCAAATTCTGGCGGCTGCTAGCGGCCGACCTCGGGCGGGCGGGAATATCCAGCCTGCGCTTCGACTATCCGGGAACCGGCGATGCGCTGGATCCTCAGGATTACTCCGCGGGTCTCGATATCTGGCGCGAGAGCATCCTTGCCGCGGCAGCGGTCCTGCGCGATCTGTCGGGCGCAAAGCGGCTGCTGCTTGTCGGCCATAGCATCGGCGCCGCGCTCGCCTGGCAGGCGGCGGAGACGCTTAGGGACGTCGCGGGTATCGCCCTGGCGGCGCCGGCCCTGTCGGGACGCCGCTGGATTCGCGAGTTCATGGCCCTGAGCCGCATCGCCGATCATGGCGCCATCACGCACGTAACGCTGCCGAGCGGGCCGGCCATGGGCGAGCAGCATATACCGGACCCTGTTCTCGCCGGTATCCGCGCGCTCGACGTGTCCAAATCCGCTAAAGCTCCTGCACCGGATATGCTGTTCCTGCCGCAGGAGGGGCGCGCAACCGACCCGGTCCTGCTGGAACGCCTCGTTTCGCTTGGTGCGAAGGTGCGCGAGACGTCGTTTGAGGATTACGACGCTTTCATCCGCGATGTCCTGCTGTCGGTTCCGCCGACAACGGCGATCGGCGTGCTGGCGGAGTGGGCTGTAGGCCTGAAGGGCGACGGGACTGCGGAGCAGCGTCCCCGGCCTTCCGGGACTGCCCCACTCACCGGTGACGGTTTCCGGGAAACTCCGGTGCGCTTCGGCCGAGGACAGCGTCTTTATGGCGCGTTGTGCGAGCCGGAGGGGCCGCCGAAGGGGGCCGCGGTGATAATCCTTTCCACAGGATACGACCGTATGTCCGGGCGCGGGCGGATCGGTGTCCGGATCTGCCGCGATCTGGCGAAGGCGGGTATCCCGGCTTTCCGTTTCGATTTCTCCAACATTGCCGACAGTCCGCCGCAACCGGGCATGCCCGACCAGATCCTCTATCACCCCGGCCTCGAGAGAGACGTTGGCGAGGCTGCGGACTTCCTGGAGGCTCACGGGCTACACCCGGCGGTTCTGAGCGGCCGATGCAGCGGTGGGTATACGGCCTTTCGCAGCGCTCTCCATATGGATGGCGTCAAGGCCATCGTCGCCGTCAACCCGTTCGATTTCTCCGTCGGGCCGGGTGCTGACGTGGATGCGCTCATCGCATCGGTCCTGCCGTTCGGCAGTTACAAGGAGAAGTTCCGCAACAAGGCTTACTGGAAACAGGTCCTGCGCCTGGAGATCGATATCCTGAAGGAGGCGCGTCACCTGCTGCGGAAGGTCTCCGACAAGATGATGATCAAAGCCTTGCCGCTTCTGGCGCACATCCCGCCGTTGTCCCGCTTCCTCAATCCCAGCGAGCGCGATTTCGACAGGCTGGCGGAGAAGGGGACGAAGATTTCGCTCATCTACAGCAACGGCGATCCCGTCATCTCGAACCTGGAGGCGCGCCTTGGCAAGCGGGGCCACCTGATCGCGCGATACGGCAATGCGGGCATCGTCTTCCTCGACGATGCCGACCACAATTTCTCGACGGCGCATACGCGCGGGTACTGGCTCGACGCGCTGGTGAAAACGGCTTCTCAGTTCAAGGTGTAGACGAAGGGCCGGCGCCCTACTCAGCCGCGACGGGCGGATAGGGGCGTTCGGCTTCCTCACGGGCATCGACCTTGAGGCCGAGCAGAAGGGCTAGCTTGCGGGCGGCGCGATCCCAGGTGAAGGCCGCGGCGTGCGTGCGGCCGCGCGCCCGCATCTGCGCGGAGAAGCCTGCATCGTCCGCAAGCGCGCGGATCTGATCGACCCATTCGTCTGGATCGTGCGCGGCTGCCGTGAGGGCGGCATCGCCGCACACCTCGGGCAAGGCGCCGCATGGCGCGACGATGGCGGGGCAGCCGAGGATCATCGCCTCGAGCGGAGGAAGGCCGAAGCCCTCGGTCGTCGACGGGCATGCAAAGGCGCAGGCCCCGGCGATCAGCCCGGTTAGCTGTGCATCGTTGATACGGCCGGCGAAGTGGATATTCGCAGGCACCGTCATGCCGAGCCGTTCGAAATCCTCTCGCTTTGCTGCGCCGAAGAGCACGAGCGTCATGTCGGCAAGGCGGGGGTCCGAAAATGCCTTCAGCAGGACCGCGATGTTCTTGTGCGCCTGGGTATTGGCGAGGGCGAGAACGTATCTGCCCTTCTTCAGCCCGCTTGCGGCGACGAAGGTGCTGTCGGGCTCATGCGCGAGGACATGGTCGCACCCGTTGTGGATGACATCGATCCTGTCCGCCGTCGCAACGCCGAACCGGACGAGCTGCTGCCGGGAGAATTCCGAGACCGTCAGGATTCGCCGGCTCGTTTTTCCGATGAGGGGCAGGAGAAAGCGATACCAGAGGCGGAAACCGCGCGAATAGGAATCCGGCGTCAGGTAGACCTGCGCGTCATGGATCATTGTGATCGCATCCGCATGGAAGACCGGCCCCAGATTGCACAGGCTGATAAGCCGGCCCTTGCGGGCGGACCAGGGCAAGGCGAAGTGCGCCCAGGGAATGTTCTTGGCGATGCCGCTGAGAAAAGGCGTGTGAACCACCCGCGTGCGTGTAAGCGAGGCCGCTTTCGCTTCAGTTGCGGGGGTGAGGATGATCGTCTCCGGTGCATCCGGCTGCGTGGCCAGCAGCCGGTCCGTAGCCTGGATGAGTTCTTCCGCAACGCGGTGCACGCCCGTCGGGGCGGCGGTGAGGAACCTGCCGTTGAAATAGAGCGGTTTCATGCCGTGAGCCTCATGCTTTCCGTCATGCCGGAGAAACCGGGCAGGTTGCCCAGGAACCGTCGCAGTTCTCTTTCGAAGCGCCGCGGTTCGAATTTGAGCGCGTGGGCGCGGATTTCCGTGGGCGAGAGGAGGTTTGTGGTCTTCTCGAAGCGGGTGATGACGGCCATCAGGGATTCGGGGGTCTGCTCATGGAAGAACAGGCCCGTCTTGCCGTCCACAACGGTTTCGAGCACCCCGCCCCGCCCGAAGGCGATCACCGGCCGGCCGCTCGCCATTACCTCGAGCGGGACGATGCCGAAGTCCTCGACGCCCGGATAGAGCAGCGCCTTGCAGTTGGAGAAGTGGGTTTCCATCTCGGCGTTGGAAACGCCGCCGAGGAACTGCACGGTCGGGCCGGCGGATTGCTTCAGCTTGGCGGAAGCGCCGTCGCCGATGACGACCAGCGGCAGGTTCAGGCGCGTGCAGGCCGTAACGGCCAGTTCGATCTTCTTGTAGGGCGTGATCTGGCCGGCGCACAGATAGTAGTCCTTCGGCCCGTCGGTGATGGTGAAGCGGCTGACCTCGACGGGCGGATGGATGACCGCTGCATCGCGCCGGTAGAATTTCTCGATACGCTTTGCGACATAGCCCGAATTGGCGATGAAATGGTCGACGCGGTGCGAGGTGGTGACGTCCCACTGGCGCAGCCTGGGCGCGGCGAAGGCCAGGATCATGCGTGCAAGGAAGCCGGCCTCGGCGAGATACTGGGGATAGAGGTCCCAGATATAGCGCATGGGGGAATGGCAATAGCAGACATGCAGCGCATCGGGCCGTGTGATGACACCCTTGGCGGGACCCGCCTCGCTGGAAATGACGAGGTCGTAGCCGGTCAGGTCGAGGGATTCCAGCGCATGGGGCATGAGCGGCAGCATCTTCTGGTAATGCTTGCGCCCGCCGATCTTCTGCAGGAAGGAAGTGGTGAGCTTGTGGCGCCGGAGCTTCGGGGAAAGCTTTTCCGGATCTGCCACGAGGGTGAAGATATCGGCATCGGGGAAGATGTCGCAGAAGGTCTCGAGGACCTTTTCGCCACCGCGCATTCCGACAAGCCAATAATGGACCAGGGCAACCTTCACCGCGAACTCCCGGGAATTGTATATTTCTGCTGATCGGGGGATACGCCAACATTGTCGAGAAACAGTGAAGACGATTGTTCGCATTCGACTCAAAGGCCGTCTTCCCGGTCTTTCTTGACCGAAACCGGGAAAAACCGGGCTGCCAAACACAAACAGGCTTAACGGTTTACTATCGGGGAAGGCCGGAATGCCGGGTTGCAGGCCCGGTTTGAGGCAGCTCTTCCCGGGGCTTAGCGACCTATCAGCTTGCCCGCGAGACGCTGCCTTCCTCGTCGTCGATGAACACAGGTGCAACCGGCGAGAGACCGCGTTGCCGGAGAGAGGCCACGGCGCCCTCGGTTCCCTTGCGGTTGAACCGGCTCGCGATGACCGCGAAGCGATCCGCGGCCGCCTCCACTGCGGCGATGGGCTTCGGCTGATCGAAGCGGCCTGCATAGACGATGACGAGATCGAAGGCATAGCCCTCCGCATCCAGCCAGTCGGGCAAGGTGCCGGCATCGGGGCCGCGGCGTGTCGAGACGCGCGGCGACCGCCGGCCTGCGGGCAGAAGCCACGGGCCGCGCGCCCTGGAAAGATTGATGAGGTCTCCTTCCAGCCGTTGCAGCGAAATCGAATCGTGCAGGCCCGGCAGGCCGGTGGCCGAGGCCTGCCGCGTGAGGCCGGCTTCGGCTTCCGCGTCGACCAGCAGAACCGCCTTGCCGGTGCGGGCGATGGTGCGCGCGAGGTGAAGGGCGGCCCGCGCCGTGCTGGCGTTCGGCTGCGTGGAATAGAGTACGACGGAGTAGTTCGTCTGCCCGTACGCTTCCTGAAGGAGGTCCTGCGCGATATCGGCGTAGCCGCCGTGGAACGCGGCTGGCTCCGCCACGGAACGAAGGCCCCGTGAGGGGGCATTATTTGCAGCGAACCGCCGGGCTGGTTCATCGTGCCGGGCCTGTTCGGGTGCCGGGTCTCCCTGCTTCTTGCGTTTGCCGCGCCGCAGCCATCCGAAGAGCCGTGCCGGGAGGCCCTCGCCGGCCGGCTTTGCCCGGCTGGGGGCGGCGTCTTCCGCAAGGCCCCTCGCCTGGGGCTTGCGATCCCAGGCAAGCGCGATGCCGCAGCCGAACAGCATGCCGAGCATCGTCGCACCCGCGATGATCAGCGAGCGCTTGGGGCCTGCCTTGCCGAGCGGGACCTGCGCGGCGGAGATGATCTGCGGGTTTTCACTCGTGGTGCGCTCCTGGCCGGAAAGCTGGCGCGTGCGCAGCAGGAAGGATTCGTAGACGGCCCGGTCGCTGGCCAGCTTGCGCTCCAGTTCCCGCAAGCGGACCATCGACTGGTCGTTCTCGTTGAGGCCCGCCTTGAGCGTTGTGAGGTTCTGACGAAGCAGTTCGCGCTGGCTCTTCAGCTTGTCGCCGTTGCGGGAAAGCGACGTGGTGAAATCCTTCAACTGCGTGTCGAGCAGCTTGGAGGCCGCGCGGGTCCTTGCCATGGCGTTGAGAAGGGAGGGATGGCGATCGCCGAAGGACGACCGCAGGACGGATTCCTGTTCCTGGGCGGCGTGGTAGCGCGTGCGTAGCTCGATGATTGCCGGTGTCAGGGAGCTGTCCGGGGTCGAGCGCAAGTAGTCCGGGTTGGAGCGGGCGAGCGCGAGTTCGGAGATCAGCGCCTCGTTCTCCGCGATGCTGGCGGAGATGCGGGTGATTTCCGTGTTGGTGTCGGCGATCTGCTGCTCGGCGGTCGGCCGGCCGCCGACATCGACGAGATTGTTCTCGGCCTTGTAGGCCTGGATCGCGCGGTCGCCGTCCTCTACCGCCTTCTCGAGACTCGCCAGCTGCGCGGAGAGGTCCGTGGTCGCCTGCCGAACGACGCTGTTGTTCATTTCAACGCGGGTGTCGATATAGGTCTGCGCGATGGCGTTGGCGATGCGCGCGGCCTTCTGCGGGTCGAAGGACGTGACGGAGAGGTTGATGACGAAGCTGGACTTGGTGAGTTCGGCGCGGATCGCGCCCTGCAGGACGGCAAGTGCGCGTTGGGCGCGCTGGTCGGCATCCGGCTCGTAGGGCTGCCCGGCGCCGAAATCCGGATCGTCGGCAAGCCCGAGCGACTTCACCACCGAGGAGAGGACCTTCACGGAGGTCAGAATATATTGCTGGTTGAGTGCGCGGGCGTCCGTCGCTCCGCCTTTGTCGAGAAGGTCGCCCTCCACAACCCGCGAGCCTTCGGGGTCGACCAGGATGCTGACGGTCGAGACATAGTAGTTGCGCATGAACTGCGACAGGAACACGGCCGCACCGCAGAACAGGATCGTGATGGCCACGATCATGATGAAACGGTTACGTAGCACCGAAAAGACATGGCCGAAGTCGATCAGGGGGACGGCGCCGGCATCCTGCGCGTCCTCATGTTCGGCATAGGGGGTGATAGTATCGACCATGCTGCTTCGGCACCGTTCCGGTGGGTTCTCCTGATGTGATGGCGGGAATCACAACGACTTGGCCTGAATCGTATTTTCCATGTCTTAAGATATCATTTACCGTAATTTCACTTTCCCGCACCGGCTTTGGCCGCCGGGGCCTGCAAAGGCACGGCAAGCCGGCCTCAGGGGCGCGGTTTCCGCGCTTTTTGACCTTTTCTTCACGCTCATCCCGTAAGCAGGATCGACGGCGGACACCCGCCGGAACCAGAATGGACAGGTTCTGAGCGGATCGTGATGTCGAGTGTACGTTCATTGGAAGCCGGAGATATAGAGGCCGTCGCGGACCTCTTCCAGCGCTTGCTCCGCAAGAGCGGAAAGCCGGCGGGCAATGACCTGAAAACCTATCTCGGAACGGTCTTCCTCGACGGTGCGGCGCAAGACGGCAAGCTTCATTCCAAGGTCCATGTGCGTGAGGATGGCACAGTGTCCGGCTTTCTCGGCGTGCTGCCCATGGAGATGGAGTTCGAGGGACGCCGCCTGCTGGCCGCCAATTGCGGAACATTCGTCAGTGACGACCGGGGCACGGATCCCTTTACCGGCGCGCGCCTGCTGCGCGAGGTCCTGTCGGGACCGCAGGACCTTTCCTTCAGCGAAACCTCGAACGATGTCTCCACCGACATGTGGCGGACGGCGCGGGCCACGGTTCTTGCGCCCTACAGCCTCGAATGGCTGCGCATCCTCAAGCCCGCGGCCTTCGTGCTGGAGACCGTCGCCTCGCGCTTTTCGCCGGTAAGGCTCGCCCGGCCCGTCGCCCGCCTTGCCGATGCCGTCGTCGCGCGCGGCGGGGACAAGCAGGCCTGGTCCCATTATACACCCCTTGCCGGCAAGGCGGATGCCTTCGTCGATGCGCCGGCGACGGATGAGGATTCCGTTGAGGCCTGCCGGCAACTCGTGCGCCGGTTTGCGCTGCGCCCCTCCTGGGAGCGGCCGGTGCTGGAGGAGATGTTGCGGCACGCGGCGCGCAAGGCGCTGCACGGCGCGCGGGTCCAGCATGTGGTGAAGAACCGCGCGGGCAAGGTGGCCGGCTTCTATCTCTATTACGGCGATGCCGGCGGGATCGGCCGCGTGGTGCAGATCATGGCCGAACAGGGCATGGAGGCGATCGTCATCGACTGCCTGCTGCGCAATGCCCATGAGCGGGGCCTTGTGGCGATCCGCGGCCGCACGCAGCCGGCCCTGCTGCAGGCGATGATCGGCAAGAAATGCGCGTTCCTGCACGCATCCTCCACGGTCGTCCATTCCCGCGACCCCGCCCTCCTCGAAGCGATGACGAGCGGCCGCGTATTCCTCAACGGCCTTGCCGGCGAGGGCTGGACCCGCCTCATCGGCGACCGGTTCGAGTAACGGCCATGTGTGGAATCGCCGGATATCACGGAAAGCTCATGGCGCCGGAAGCGGCCGCCGATCGCCTCGGCCGCATGGTGGCCGCGCTTCGGCATCGCGGGCCGGATGGCGAGGGCATAGCGGTGCGCGGCGAGACGGGGCTTGCCCATACCCGCCTTTCCATCGTCGGCCTCACCGACGGCGCGCAGCCGATGATGAGCGAGGACGGCGCGCTCGCGGTCTCCTTCAACGGCGAGATCTTCAACTATGTCGAACTGCGCGACGACCTGAAGGCGCGGGGCCACCGCTTCCGCACGCATTCGGACACGGAGGTGCTGCTGGCTTCCTACGCCGCGAAGGGGCTGGACTGCCTTGCCGATTTCAACGGCGACTTCGCCTTCGCCCTGCACGATACCGCCAACCGGACGCTCGTGCTTGCCCGCGACCGCATGGGCGTGCGACCGCTCTTCTATGCGGAACATGACGGCGCGCTGTTCTTCGCCTCGGAGATCGGGGCGCTGCTTGCCCTGCCCGGCATGGCGGCGGAGATCGATCCGGTGGCGCTCGACCAGATCTTCACCCTCTGGTGCCCCATTCCGCCGCGCACCGCCTATCGCGGCATTCACGAGCTTCCGCCCGGCCACATGATGATCGTGCGCGATGGCCAGCGCACGATCCGCCCCTGGTGGCAGCTCAGCTATCCCGACCGCGCCGACATCCGCCCCGCCCCGCGTGTCGAGGTACAGGCCGAGGAACTGCGCGCGCTCATCACCGACGCGACCCGCATTCGCCTGCGCGCCGACGTTCCTGTCGGTTCCTACCTTTCCGGCGGCCTCGACTCCTCGTTCATCGCGGCGCTGGCCGCGCGGACGGTGACGCGGGGGCTGCGTACATTCTCGCTCACCTTCCGCAGCGCCGAGCACGATGAAGGCCATTGGCAGCGCCAGATGGCCGCCACGCTCGACGCCGAGGCGGACAGCGTCGAATGCTCGACGCAGGCGATCGCCGCGCATATGCCGGAGGCGATGCGGCATATCGGCTGCCCCATCCTGCGCACTGCTCCCGTTCCGCTCCATCTTCTGTCCGCGCGGGTGCGGGAGCGG
Coding sequences within:
- a CDS encoding GumC family protein, with translation MVDTITPYAEHEDAQDAGAVPLIDFGHVFSVLRNRFIMIVAITILFCGAAVFLSQFMRNYYVSTVSILVDPEGSRVVEGDLLDKGGATDARALNQQYILTSVKVLSSVVKSLGLADDPDFGAGQPYEPDADQRAQRALAVLQGAIRAELTKSSFVINLSVTSFDPQKAARIANAIAQTYIDTRVEMNNSVVRQATTDLSAQLASLEKAVEDGDRAIQAYKAENNLVDVGGRPTAEQQIADTNTEITRISASIAENEALISELALARSNPDYLRSTPDSSLTPAIIELRTRYHAAQEQESVLRSSFGDRHPSLLNAMARTRAASKLLDTQLKDFTTSLSRNGDKLKSQRELLRQNLTTLKAGLNENDQSMVRLRELERKLASDRAVYESFLLRTRQLSGQERTTSENPQIISAAQVPLGKAGPKRSLIIAGATMLGMLFGCGIALAWDRKPQARGLAEDAAPSRAKPAGEGLPARLFGWLRRGKRKKQGDPAPEQARHDEPARRFAANNAPSRGLRSVAEPAAFHGGYADIAQDLLQEAYGQTNYSVVLYSTQPNASTARAALHLARTIARTGKAVLLVDAEAEAGLTRQASATGLPGLHDSISLQRLEGDLINLSRARGPWLLPAGRRSPRVSTRRGPDAGTLPDWLDAEGYAFDLVIVYAGRFDQPKPIAAVEAAADRFAVIASRFNRKGTEGAVASLRQRGLSPVAPVFIDDEEGSVSRAS
- the asnB gene encoding asparagine synthase (glutamine-hydrolyzing), encoding MCGIAGYHGKLMAPEAAADRLGRMVAALRHRGPDGEGIAVRGETGLAHTRLSIVGLTDGAQPMMSEDGALAVSFNGEIFNYVELRDDLKARGHRFRTHSDTEVLLASYAAKGLDCLADFNGDFAFALHDTANRTLVLARDRMGVRPLFYAEHDGALFFASEIGALLALPGMAAEIDPVALDQIFTLWCPIPPRTAYRGIHELPPGHMMIVRDGQRTIRPWWQLSYPDRADIRPAPRVEVQAEELRALITDATRIRLRADVPVGSYLSGGLDSSFIAALAARTVTRGLRTFSLTFRSAEHDEGHWQRQMAATLDAEADSVECSTQAIAAHMPEAMRHIGCPILRTAPVPLHLLSARVRERGMKVVLTGEGADEVFAGYDIFREARVRRFCGRQPASPRRPRLFQRLYPYLPGLKQQSPEYLARFFSFGSEALDDPLYSHRPRFRSTAAAKLFFSAGLKDALGDYDAAAELVERLPADFSRWHPLHQAQYLETAFLLPGYLLSSQGDRVMMANAVEGRFPFLDHRVVSFAAGLSPDAKLSGLKEKHILKEAARGIVPAAIIDRAKQPYRAPDAEAFAAPASPAYLETVLSPERLAMSGLFNVQAVGKLKEKALKGQATGFRDNAAFIGILSTELLARTGTTQSTQPALHIGTC